A region of the Bacillus sp. NP247 genome:
AGAAAAATCGTTTCGTATTATCCGCTTAAATATATGATGGTAGAAACAGATGGTCCATGGGAATTTCAGAAGGATACGATGACACATCCTTATATGATAAAAGATGTATTACAAGAAATTAGTATAATAAAAAAAATATCAGTAGAGAAAGTTGCAGAGCAAATATATGAGAATACGGTGCGATTGTATCAAGTTATTGAGTGATAGCAAAAAACACCAAGCATCTCGCTTGGTGTTTTTTATGATTCTAATTTTTTCGCACGTCTTAATAATAAAAGAAAGACAATTATAATGAACCCAATTATAAGGAAGAATCCATATTGTTTTATATAATCAATTATATCATTCATACTTGTTGGTTTTTCAACGTGAATGCCGTCTTTATTAGTAGTAATATGAATATCTTTCATTTTTACTTCATTCGTTTCTTTTTGTAAATCAATCCACTCTATGTTTGGGATACTTTCTAGTTCCCTTAATACCTCTTTTAATGGTTTAACGCCCAAGTAAGGATGATAAAATGCACCGATAATTCCATCGGATAATTTAGAAATAGATAAAGCTTTTTCTTTCATATTTGTAATAGTTTGTGGTTTATCTTCTTCAATAAATCCAACTGTTTCAGGCATTAATTTCATTCCATGTAAAAATGATGGTGTACTCGTGTATGCTGGTGAGTGCATTGATTTCCAAGTTGTATCGTTTAGTTGTAGTTGTCCTACATAAGTTGAAAAATATTGTGATAGTATTTCATATCCTTTTTGAGACATTGTATAGTGCGGAGCTTCAAAGGCAACTGGATATAATTTTGCTCCTACAAGCTCTGTAATCCCTTTTTCAATATGCTCTTTAGTATATTTTTCTTCGAAGGATTTTCCATTTTCTACGTATTTAGTATAGTCTTCTGTAGACTGAAAATCGTCTTTTAGCTTTGGTATTTCATGATTCGGTTGGCGAATTGGTTGATCTGTTTTTACATCCCAAAATTCAAAACCTTCGCCAGTTTCACTATCATAAAACTGATGGGTGTAACCATGCATAACGATAGAACCGCCGTTATCTTGCATAAAGCGTAAAACATCGATTAATTCAGAGTTATCCTTTAAATGTACTGTTTTTCCTGTGTCTGGATCTTTGTAAACAGGGATAACGGTAATCATATAAGGGAGCTTTTTCTCTTTTAGTAATTCAGCAATTTCTTTTAATTGCTTTACATCTACAGCTGGGTGAACGTCTTCAAGACGTAAATAAGCTGCAGTTTTATTTGTCATAGGCTCTTGTCCGAAGTAAGAAAACAACATTTCACCGACGTAATGGGACATCCAATCAAAAAGGTTTGGAGTCGCGACATAATAGGATGTTCCTTGCTGAACGATTAACGGATGGATTCCATCGGCACTCAAGGCATTAGCAAGAGTTGTTCCTTTTGTTTCAACTTTCTTCATTAAGCGTTCTTCATGTAATTCATTTTTTAACTGGCGAGTCGGATATTCTATAGTGTGAATTCGTATATCGGTTTCTTTCGAGGTAATGAAAGAAAAACGATTAGATAATTGTTCAACATTTTGTCCTAAAACTAATACTGGACCTGAGAAGTTTTCTAGAAATTGTTTTACTTCAGTAGAAAGGTCTTCTTTTTTCTCTCCGATATAAACAATATGTGTATAAGAAGTTGAATCAGTACTTTTACTTATTTCTTTCAAATTTTTTACTGTTATATTATTTGTAAAGTGTCCTAACTGAGTATTAAGGATTTGTACATTGTTTGTAATTTTATCGTCTTCTGTACTATACAAAACGAGTACTTTTGGTTTTGATGATGTTTGCGCAGAGGTATGTATAGGAATGAGTAGTAAAATGCTGAAAAAGATTAGTAGAGTTCTTTTCATTTATGTATTCTCCTATTCTATATATGTAATTCAATTTACAATTATATACAAAAAATAAGTTATAGTCTATGTAAGTTACATTTTTGCACGTATTTACCATATGTTTTTTCACAAAATCGGTCTAAAGCATGATGATAATATGTATAGTTATTTGCTATGATTAAAGAGTAAGAGAATGATAGAGTGTAGGTAATTGTGAAGGGAAGGCTGAAAGGGGACAAATTTCAGCGGAGAAAGAGGTAGAGGTAGTGAAGAAATTCTTTGTAGGATTTTTAGTTGTTCTTGGAGTGTATTTATATTTCCAAGGAAAGTCTGAAGGAATGGGTAAGCTAATGAATGAAACAAGCTATGTTGATTCAGAAGAAGCAAAACAGATGAAACAAATCATTATAGAGGAAGCAAAGAAAGTAAAGCTTCCGGAATGGATACCTCTTACAATTGCCGAACATGAAAGTAGGTTAAATCCAAGAAGTGTTGGAGATAACGGGACTTCATTCGGGTTGTTTCAATTACATCGCGGTGGTGGGCTTGCACCAGATCATTTAACAGATGAAGAGTTGAAAGATCCACGTACAAATGCACAAATTGCAATGCCGCATTTAATGAAAGGGTACAAGCGCGGGGTGCAAAAAGGTTTGACTGATTTTGCATTACTGAAATATATAGCGAATACATCTGGATGGCCAGGGAATTTAGGGCCAGAATGGACGGATAATAATATGAAGTATAACATCGGATTAGAGGATGTATACTATCGAAATAAAGGCGTGATAAAGTGAAACTTTAATCAGCGGGGGAGTTTGTTCATCCACCGCTGATTATTAGCCTTCACCAATCGGGCTTTTACGGGCAGTTGATCTTCCACCTAACTTCCTCGGATTCGCCGAGTTTTGAGGTGGGAGTTTTACTGCCCGTTAATGCGGGATAAAAGAGTAGGTTTTCTATACCTACTCTGTTTTTCTATGAATAATTGTATCCTCTTGCCTCGTGAAATACTGCGCTAATTGTATTTTCACATCTTCTAGTTATGTAGAAACTTGCGGTATTTTATAGCCTACATACAACGGTGAAACTACAAACCTGGGAACAACTTTACAAATGATTTTTCCGTTTAGGTGATAGAAGAATAAGTTATAACTACTACACCCTTTATGGAAATCCGTTAATATGTAACATACAGTTTGCTGAATGTAACTTGCCATTTCATCTATAGATGCAATATCTTCAATGATGATGTTAAATTCAGTAAAACCGATAATGGGGCGCTCAGAAATATTAAGTTCAATGCGTTCGTTTTTTTGTACAATTACCCCTTGGAAATTTTCGTTTTCTATGTTTGCGAGATAGTCTACATATTTCATTCCGATAATTTGCATATGCGCATGATGCAAACTTCCACCTGAAAATGGACCATGATTTTTATATAAAATAACAGATGTAAATTCATCACTTTTCTGTAAGTCTAACCAGTGTTTAATGGAAAAACAAATTAGTGATCTCATATGTTCTTCTGTATATGTTGCGATATGATCATCACAATTATCCGTTTCAATTAGCACAGTTTGAAATGTATCTTTTAGTGTAGGGAATTTATTTTTCAACCAAATAATAGGACCCTCGGTTGCTAAAATATCAGTTAAATTTTCTCTGTCACAAAAAGGACAAGCAGCACTTCTATTACGAATACTTTCTGGTTTTTGTTTGCCAATATCATTCAAAAAATAAAGTTGTTGTGTATCCATTTCTCTATACCCCTTTTAAATGTGTGTAAAACTTCCGTCTAATACATTCGGGAAAAGGAGGGGGAAATCCTTTAAAGGAAATAGAGCAAAAATAAAAGACAAGATATCCTTATTACAATAGGGTACCTTGTCTTTTATTTTTTCTTTAATAGTGTGTATGGATAATATAGAGCATTTTCATTTTGTTTCTTTTTTCTATTTTTCATTGTGTATAAGGCAATTGCTGTACTTGCGATTACAATAATGGCTTTCTTCATATTCATATACCCCTTTTTATTGTTGGTTTAATTCTTGGCTAACTGCTTTTGCATCGACTAAAGCGTGTAAAACCATTTTTACCATGTTCATCATAGTTCTTTCCTCCCTGTTATAGTTCGTTTAATTCTTTTACAACTGATTGTCCGTTCACTAATACCTCAAAGATTACTTTTACGATTTCTTTTATCATGATTGTTTCCTCCTTTATTTGTCTCTCTTGTTTACATCTTTATTGTATAGGGAGGCGTCTTTTCGTACTATCGCTTTCCATTACGTGAACATAACAGTTTTGTAAGATTTGATGTCACTTATTGAAATGTTTAGTCTATCTTCATTATTTTCAGAAAAATGACTATTCAAACATGAAATGGGAAAGTATAATAAAGAAGTAAGTATTAAATTCCGTACGAAAGGAGTGAATGAGATGAAATGTTCTTTAGCTACGCGCGCAAAATTTTTAGATTATATCTATATTTGTCGTGCGATTTTTCATGATGTAGTTGTTAACGGGATACGTATGCCCTTTTTTAACAATTGCATAGTAGCTATTGAACGATAGAAATCTCTTCACCCATTTTTGATAAACGTGTGAAAAGGGAGCTATTTTGCTTCCTTTTTCTATGCCAAAAACCATGGGGAACGTTTCTTTCCCATGGTTTTTTATATTGAAAGGAGTACGGAAAATGACAATTTGTAGTGTACATAATGTAAAGAAATCTTTTGGTGGAAACATCATATTTGAAAATATATCGCTTGAAGTAAAGAATGGTGAACGTGTTGGGTTAGTTGGTCGTAACGGTAGTGGGAAGACAACAATCTTTCAACTACTAACAGGAATGGAGAATGTGGATGCAGGGGCCATTCATATGAAGAAGGGTACACGTATTGGTCATGTGGCACAAATTCCAAAATTTGATGAGGATATGACTGTATATGATGTATTGAGTTCCGCGTTTAAAGCAGAAAAGGAATTAGAAAGAGAAATGCATGCTTTAGAAAAAAATATGGCGGAAGAACAGGAATCATCTGCTTTACAAAAATTGATGGAGAGATACGGAGTAATTCAAGAAAGGTACGCGTTTCTCGGTGGTTATGAAATAGAAGCGAATATTATGAAGGTAGCAAATGGTCTACAGGTGACGGAACTATTTCCCCGATCATTTATGGAGTTAAGTGGTGGAGAACAAACAAAAGTAAGCCTTGCGTACATGCTATTGCAGAAACCAGATTTACTTTTATTAGATGAACCAACAAATCATCTGGACTTATTTGCAGTCGAGTGGTTAGAGCAATTTCTAAAAGAGTATATAGGAACAGTTATGGTCATTTCACATGATCGCTATTTCTTAGATGAAGTTGTAACGAAAATTTTTGATTTAGAAGATGGAGAAATTCACGTATATCATACGAACTATTCACAGTTTGTTGAGGAAAAGGAAGAAAGATTGCTTCAAGAATTTCAAGCGTATCAAGAACAGCAAAAGAAAATAAAGAAAATGAAAGAAGCAATTAAGCGCTTGCGAGAATGGGCAAATCAAGCGAATCCGCCGAATGAAGGATTGCATAAGAGAGCGAGAAATATGGAACGTGCATTAGAGCGCATAGAGAAACTAAAGAGACCCATTTTGGATAGAAAACAGATGGGACTTCAGTTTGAAGGGCAAGAGAGAAGCGGGAAAGATGTTGTTGTAATGAAAGAAGTGAGTAAAGGATTTGCTGACAGATCTTTATTCGAGAAAGTAAATTTGCATATTCGTTTTCAGGAGCGCGCAGCTATCGTTGGACGTAACGGTACAGGAAAGACTACGTTATTAAAATTACTACTAGAAGAAATGAAGCAAGATACTGGTGAAATTCGGATTGGTAGTAGTGTGAAAATCGGTTATTTATCGCAACATGCGTACGGGAATATGAAGAACAATGTATTGGAAGCTTTCAGAGATTGTGTAGCTGTAACTGAGGGAGAAGCAAGACATATATTAGCGCGATTTTTATTTTATGGTCCAGCTGTTTTTAAGAAAGTAACGCAACTTAGCGGTGGAGAAAAAATGAGGTTAAGACTCGCGCAACTTATGTATCAAGATGTTAACTTTCTCATTTTAGATGAACCGACGAATCATCTTGATATTGAATCAAGGGAAGTTTTAGAGGAAGCCCTTGAACAATATAACGGGACGATTTTAGCTGTTTCACATGATCGTTATTTCTTAAATAAATTGTTTGAAAAGACATATTGGATTGATGAGCACAAATTATTTGAGTTTGCAGGGAACTATGCATGGGCTCGTCAAAAGTGGGAAGAAATAATTGAGAAACAAGTAGCAAAACAGAAGCAGCAACAGCAACAGCAAGGGAATAGAGCGTTAGAAGTAATGCCTATAAAAAAGAAGAAGGCTAGGAATTTAGAGGAAGTTGAAAGCGAGTTAATGCATATAGAAGAAGATATATATGCACTTGAATGTAAAATGGAACATGTAGTTGATGTTGAAATGCTTGAACAATTGTATGAAGAAAAAACGAAAAAAGAGTTTTTACGAGCGGAGTTATATAATGAGTTAGAGAATATTGTGGGGTAAAGAAAATAGAATGGAAGAGCAAGTTGTTTTCTCATATTTTGAGGGAGGGCTTGTTCTTTTTTCTATAAGGAAAGAGAAAAAATTGGTATAATTTTCTTGTTGATGCGATAACGAGACGAACTTTAGGTTATTAAAATGTGAGGAGAATTTTATGTTAGGATACGCGCGGATTGCTACAATCGTTATGATTTGTTTCGTTTACGCAAATCATGTTTCACGTGAAACAGCAAATTTACAAATTTTTGTCGGTATTGCACTTTTCATTTATATTGTGAATCATATTTTACTTGTAAAAGCAAAAGAGAGTAGGAAACTCATTTTTTATACCTTGCTCGCAAACGGTATTGTCACAGCATTATTAGGATTTTTATTTCCCGAGACATGTTTGTATTTAATTATATTTGGAATTGATGCGGTAGGATTATTTATTCATGATTGGCGTAAAAGTATGACTTATTTTTTCATCGCTTTTTTCTTTCTTTGTTGGTTTATAAATATAATGCATACGTACCAACATACAGGGAGTTTGGAATTGGAGAGTAATGCAATTAACTTTATGTTTATCATTTTTAGTGCTTTAGCTGGAAACTTAATAAAAAAACTTACAGCTGCTAGGCAAATGGTAGATGAGCAATATGGGGAATTAGCATTATCTCATACAGCTTTAAAAGAAGCACATGAACAGTTAAGGCTATATGCCAAAGAGGTAGAGGAATTGACAGCGGTTCGGGAGCGAAATGATATTGCCCGAGAAATTCATGATACCGTCGGTCATAATATGACAGCTTTGCTTGTGCAGTTGCAACTAGCGGAAGCACTATGGAAGCAAAACTCAGATACGACAGAAACGGTTTTACATACATGTTATGAACTGGCTAGAAAGTCACTTCAAGAAGTAAGAGCTTCTGTTCATGCTTTAAAAGAGGAAAGTAAACTAGGAAACATAGTAGAAAATATGCGTGGAATGTTGAATGAATATTCTAAAATGACGAAAGTACAAGCATCTTTTCGATTGCAAGGAGATCCTGTTACAATTCCATTGTCGCTACACCCTACATTACTTCGTATTATGCAAGAGTCTTTAACAAATGCAAAACGTCATGGGAAAGCGAGTTTATGTGAAGTGAGTTTAACTTGTTCAATGAAACAAGTTAAACTCTGTATTTCGGATAATGGTGTGGGAGTCAACGAGGTAAGTCCAGGTTTTGGTTTACTTAATATGAAAGAACGTGTAGAGGAACATGGTGGAACTATTCAATTTGAGAGTGAGATAGAAAAAGGCTTCCAGTTACAGATTGAATTTCCGCTTCAGGAGAAAACATGGTTAATAGGGGGAACGGTATGATTCGCATTATGATTGTTGATGATCAATCACTCATTCGTGATGGTTTAGCGATGTTATTAAATTTACGTCCAGAACTCGAAGTAGTGGGAACGGCTACGGATGGAGACGAAGTGATACAAAAAGTGAAAGAGCTACATCCTGAAATTATTTTGATGGATATTCGGATGCCTCGTATGAATGGTGTTGAAGGAACACGTTTAGTTAGAGAACAGTTCCCTCATATAAAGGTTCTTATGTTGACGACTTTTAGTGATAGTGAGCTTATTTTTGAAGCATTGGAGCAAGGGGCGAGTGGTTATTTATTGAAGGATATGGAGACAGATGCAATCGCGCAAGCAATTTTAACGGTGCATAGTGGCGGGGTTGTGCTTCCTCAGGATATAACAGCGCAAATTATAGAGGAATTAAAAAAGAAGAAAGTGGCAGTAGAGTGTAACCCACCAGAACAACTAAAACAATTAACTGAGCGAGAAGTAGATGTTTTAAGGGAAATTGGGCTTGGTTTAAATAATAAAGAGATTGCTGAAAAGTTATTCATTACAGAGGGAACTGTAAAGAATCACGTTTCTAATTTGATTAGTAAGCTAGAACTGAGGGATCGAACACAAGCAGCAATATACGCAGTAAGATATGGTGTTACGACATACACATGACTTTTGGCATATATAAGTGTGAAAAAGCAGCGGAATTTGCTGCTTTTTTATTTTGTATTTCTATCTCAAGGGTGATGGAGAGAAGAAGAAATTTTTCTACAATGAAAGTGTAGATGAATGCAAAGGGGCTGAATCAATATGTTAGTCATAGATCATATTACGAAATCATTTGGCAAGAAGGAAATCGTAAAGAATGTTTCTTTTGAAGTGAAAAAAGGTGAAACATTTGGATTGCTTGGACCAAACGGAGCGGGGAAATCAACGACGATATCAATGATTTGCGGGTTAATTCCATACGATAGTGGTGATATAAAAGTTGGTGGGAAATCTGTAAAAGAGTATCCATTAGAAGCGAAAAAGAAAATCGGTATTGTCCCGCAAGACATTGCGCTGTATCCGACACTTTCAGCAAAGGAAAATTTGATTTTTTGGGGAAAGATGTACGGTTTAAATGGAAAAGTTGCAAAAGAGCGTGCAGAGGAAGTGTTAGCTTACGTCGGTTTACAGGATCGGGGAAAAGATAAAATTGAAACATTTTCAGGTGGAATGAAAAGGCGTATTAATATTGGTGCAGCACTGATGCACGAACCAGAGTTATTAATTATGGATGAACCGACAGTCGGGATTGATCCGCAATCGAGAAATCATATTTTAGAGACTGTTAAAAAGTTAAATGAAAAAGGTATGACGGTCATTTATACGAGTCATTACATGGAAGAAGTTGAGTATTTATGTGAGCGAATTGCCATCGTTGATCACGGAAAGGTAATTGCACTAGGAACGAAAAGAGAGTTATGTAATCGTCTAACAGATGGATTTATAGTGAAATTGCAATTAAATCGCTATAGTACGGAACTGCTACAAAAGTTGAAAGCACTACCTGTTGTTGAGCGGATTATTTTTGACGAAGATAATAGCACAATTGACATTGGACTAAATGGTAGCGAGGCAATTGGTACAGTTGTTTCAGAAGTTGTTGAGAACAAAGCTCAAATTTTAAAACTGGAAGTACAAGAACCGAATTTAGAGGCACTCTTTTTACAATTAACAGGACGTTCACTGCGTGATTAAGGAGGTTAGTGCGAGATGAAAAGTTTCATTATTGCATGGAAAGATTTAAAAATCCGTTTAATTGATCGCCGCGGATTTATGATGATGTTAATTATGCCGCTTTTATTAACAGCGATTTTAGGTTCAGCGTTAAGTAATGTATTTGATAGTGGTGGATTACCGAAAACAGTAATTGGCTATTATCAAGGGGGAACGGATGAGTTTGCAGATGTCTTTCAAAAAGATGTACTGCAATCTAAAGAAATAAAAGATGATGTGAAAGTAAATGTAGTTAACTCTCAGGAAGAGCTTGAAGATATGTTAAAGGAAAAGAAAATCGATGTAGGAATTGTCATCCCAAATAAATGGAGCGAACAAATACAAGATGGAAAATTAAAAGAACCAAAGGTGCTTATAGACCCATCAAAAGATATACAAGCGAAAATTGCCGAATCAATGATCCGCTCTTTTTCAGAACGTGTTCAAACAGTCGCAGTATCTACTAAAAGTGTTGTAACAGAATTAGCGAAATCTCAGCATGGTGATGTAGCACAAGTTGCAAAAGAAGTAAGTGGAAGTCTCCAGACGATAGCAACTGCAAGTGTGGATAACATCCAAAAAGGAACGATAGGTAAAAAAACAGTTGCAGCGATGCAATATTATGCAGCAGCGATGTTAGTCATGTTTTTACTATATAACATAACAGTAGGTGCGAAGTCAGTTGTAACAGAGCAACGAACCGAAACGTTGGCGCGGTTGTTCAGTACACCGACGAGCTCATTTTCAATTTTATTCGGGAAGTTTTTAGGTACATTACTATTTGCCTGTATACAATTTGGAATATTTATAGTTGCTACACACTTTATGTTTCATGTGGAATGGGGCGAAGACGTGTCTCAAATAATAGTGTTAGGGGTTTCGTATGCAATTTGTGTTTCTGGTTTATCCATGCTAATTGCAGCCTTTATCCGTGAGGAAAAAACGGCAGATTTAATGGGGGGAATCGGCATTCAAATATTAGCTATATTAGGTGGATCAATGTTACCGATTTACGTATTTCCCGATACGCTTCAAACAGTTGCGAATATTGTTCCAAATAAATGGGCACTTACAAGCTTCTTAAATATTATGTCGGGAACATCTTGGGATGTGCTACTCCCTATTATTTTAAGTTTATGTAGTGCAGGAATTATCTCCGTTATGATTGGAACGTTACGTTTACGTACGAGATAGGAGGGGAAATGATGAAGAAGGTTTGGGCACTTTGTTGGCTAGAATTAAAACAAATCTTAATTAAGCCACAAAGTTATATACTCATGTTTGGAATGCCTATTATTTTCACACTTATTTTCGGTGGGCTTTTAGGTGGAAGTGGGAATGAGAAAGTAAATGTTAGTTTAGTAGATAAAGATGGTTCTGTATTATCTAGCAAGTATTATGAGGAAATAAAGAAAAGTGATTTAATTTCTATAGAGAAGGTAACGTATGCGGAAGGGAAACAGAGGATCGAAAACAAGAAATCATCTGGTATAATCATCATTCCAAAAAATTTTCAAAAGAGTATGCTAGATAGAAAGGTAGAAAATATTCAATTTCAAGCCAGTGCTGATTTCACTGGTGGAGCTTCTGTAGAGCAAGTATTAGCAAGTGCATTAAAAAAGATGGAGATAGAAGTTAGTGCAGCAAGAGATTTTGAGAAGAAAAGTAACACTCCGTGGGAAACGATGTATGAAACAATTTATACAAAAGTAAATCCTGTTTCGATTCAAAAAGAATCGATTTTACATGATGATCAAAAGTTAAATAACGTTACAGGTCGAGCGGCAGGTTTTTCAATTCTATTCGTCATGATTGTCATGTTAAGTGTGACGGGAACTATTTTGAAAGCTAGACAACTTGGGGTTTGGTCTCGTTTATTAGGGACACCAGTTTCAAAAGTTCAAATACTAGCAGGTTATATCCTTTCCTTCTTTTTAATAGGGTGGATTCAATTTGGTGTTTTAATGATATTAACGCATTCATTATTTGATGTGCAGTGGGGAAATTTATTAGGGGTTATTACACTCGTTTCAGTATTGTTATTAACCGTCATTGGTCTAGCTTTATTATTGGCAAGTATAGTAAAAACAACAGAACAGCAGTCAGCACTAGGTAATATCGTTGTAATTTCAACATGTATGATTAGTGGTCTTTATTGGCCGGTTGAAATTGAACCAGCTTGGATGCAAACAGCGGCAAATTTTGTTCCGCAAACGTGGGCGATGCGTGGCTTTACGGAGTTAATTGTAAGGGGAGGTACATTAGCAGATATAGGAGGATATATTGGTATACTCATTTTATTTGCAGGAGTATTTTTCGTAATTGGTTTAACAAGAATACGTTATGACTGAAAAAAGAAAGCAGAGTTCACAGCTTTACGCGCTGAACTCTGCTTTCTTTTTGTGTGGCATCTTCTCTCGTTGAAATTATAATAGCGATCCCGAGCATAATAAAAAAAGCTAAAAAGAGGACGAACTTTGGGAAGAAAGGGAATAGTAATAGTGCCCCGACTATCATAATCGTTAATAATATATAGTGCAGGACATATTGGAATAGGTTGTCCATGTTTTCGCCCCCTTTTTGGTAGTTGATTGTTATTATTCTATGCGTGGCTATTAGGTAATAGAAGGTGTTTTTTGTTTTTTTGAGAGAAAACAATTAGTAAGGATTGACATACCTATTGAAAAGGAATAATCTTGAAATCAATTCATACTATTTTTATAGGTAAAATAAAAATAGTTACAGAAAGGGGCGTTATGTTCCCTCTTAATTAAAAAACAGGAAAGTAAGGGTGAGAATTATGCGAAAGGCTTTGAAAGGGTTACTTGCTACATTCCTTAGTACATCGGTTTTATTAGCAGGATGCGCTCAAGAAGAGAAAAGTACAAATGAAGCAGCAAAGATGCCGAAAGTAAAAGATGAGTTTATTAAGGCGAGTGACAAAGCAAAAAGTCCAGCAAAGGCAAAAGAAAGAAAAGATACTTTTGTAATTGGAATGCCGAGCCCTGGCGGGATATTCCTTCCGCATTTTATGGAAAATGGATGGGATGGTAATATAACGCAAGCTATATTTGCGCCTCTTGTTGGATTGGATAAGGAAGGGAAACCAATTCCCATTTTGGCGAAGAAGTGGGATATTTCGGAGGATCAGCTTACATATACGTTCCACTTGAAAGATGATTTGAAGTTTAGTGATGGTTCGCCGTTAACTGCAGATGATGTAGCATTTACATTA
Encoded here:
- the abc-f gene encoding ribosomal protection-like ABC-F family protein, which translates into the protein MTICSVHNVKKSFGGNIIFENISLEVKNGERVGLVGRNGSGKTTIFQLLTGMENVDAGAIHMKKGTRIGHVAQIPKFDEDMTVYDVLSSAFKAEKELEREMHALEKNMAEEQESSALQKLMERYGVIQERYAFLGGYEIEANIMKVANGLQVTELFPRSFMELSGGEQTKVSLAYMLLQKPDLLLLDEPTNHLDLFAVEWLEQFLKEYIGTVMVISHDRYFLDEVVTKIFDLEDGEIHVYHTNYSQFVEEKEERLLQEFQAYQEQQKKIKKMKEAIKRLREWANQANPPNEGLHKRARNMERALERIEKLKRPILDRKQMGLQFEGQERSGKDVVVMKEVSKGFADRSLFEKVNLHIRFQERAAIVGRNGTGKTTLLKLLLEEMKQDTGEIRIGSSVKIGYLSQHAYGNMKNNVLEAFRDCVAVTEGEARHILARFLFYGPAVFKKVTQLSGGEKMRLRLAQLMYQDVNFLILDEPTNHLDIESREVLEEALEQYNGTILAVSHDRYFLNKLFEKTYWIDEHKLFEFAGNYAWARQKWEEIIEKQVAKQKQQQQQQGNRALEVMPIKKKKARNLEEVESELMHIEEDIYALECKMEHVVDVEMLEQLYEEKTKKEFLRAELYNELENIVG
- a CDS encoding ABC transporter ATP-binding protein — translated: MLVIDHITKSFGKKEIVKNVSFEVKKGETFGLLGPNGAGKSTTISMICGLIPYDSGDIKVGGKSVKEYPLEAKKKIGIVPQDIALYPTLSAKENLIFWGKMYGLNGKVAKERAEEVLAYVGLQDRGKDKIETFSGGMKRRINIGAALMHEPELLIMDEPTVGIDPQSRNHILETVKKLNEKGMTVIYTSHYMEEVEYLCERIAIVDHGKVIALGTKRELCNRLTDGFIVKLQLNRYSTELLQKLKALPVVERIIFDEDNSTIDIGLNGSEAIGTVVSEVVENKAQILKLEVQEPNLEALFLQLTGRSLRD
- a CDS encoding transglycosylase SLT domain-containing protein, which produces MKKFFVGFLVVLGVYLYFQGKSEGMGKLMNETSYVDSEEAKQMKQIIIEEAKKVKLPEWIPLTIAEHESRLNPRSVGDNGTSFGLFQLHRGGGLAPDHLTDEELKDPRTNAQIAMPHLMKGYKRGVQKGLTDFALLKYIANTSGWPGNLGPEWTDNNMKYNIGLEDVYYRNKGVIK
- a CDS encoding DUF2334 domain-containing protein, with the translated sequence MKRTLLIFFSILLLIPIHTSAQTSSKPKVLVLYSTEDDKITNNVQILNTQLGHFTNNITVKNLKEISKSTDSTSYTHIVYIGEKKEDLSTEVKQFLENFSGPVLVLGQNVEQLSNRFSFITSKETDIRIHTIEYPTRQLKNELHEERLMKKVETKGTTLANALSADGIHPLIVQQGTSYYVATPNLFDWMSHYVGEMLFSYFGQEPMTNKTAAYLRLEDVHPAVDVKQLKEIAELLKEKKLPYMITVIPVYKDPDTGKTVHLKDNSELIDVLRFMQDNGGSIVMHGYTHQFYDSETGEGFEFWDVKTDQPIRQPNHEIPKLKDDFQSTEDYTKYVENGKSFEEKYTKEHIEKGITELVGAKLYPVAFEAPHYTMSQKGYEILSQYFSTYVGQLQLNDTTWKSMHSPAYTSTPSFLHGMKLMPETVGFIEEDKPQTITNMKEKALSISKLSDGIIGAFYHPYLGVKPLKEVLRELESIPNIEWIDLQKETNEVKMKDIHITTNKDGIHVEKPTSMNDIIDYIKQYGFFLIIGFIIIVFLLLLRRAKKLES
- a CDS encoding ABC transporter permease yields the protein MKSFIIAWKDLKIRLIDRRGFMMMLIMPLLLTAILGSALSNVFDSGGLPKTVIGYYQGGTDEFADVFQKDVLQSKEIKDDVKVNVVNSQEELEDMLKEKKIDVGIVIPNKWSEQIQDGKLKEPKVLIDPSKDIQAKIAESMIRSFSERVQTVAVSTKSVVTELAKSQHGDVAQVAKEVSGSLQTIATASVDNIQKGTIGKKTVAAMQYYAAAMLVMFLLYNITVGAKSVVTEQRTETLARLFSTPTSSFSILFGKFLGTLLFACIQFGIFIVATHFMFHVEWGEDVSQIIVLGVSYAICVSGLSMLIAAFIREEKTADLMGGIGIQILAILGGSMLPIYVFPDTLQTVANIVPNKWALTSFLNIMSGTSWDVLLPIILSLCSAGIISVMIGTLRLRTR
- a CDS encoding spore coat protein B, encoding MNMKKAIIVIASTAIALYTMKNRKKKQNENALYYPYTLLKKK
- a CDS encoding response regulator transcription factor, producing the protein MIRIMIVDDQSLIRDGLAMLLNLRPELEVVGTATDGDEVIQKVKELHPEIILMDIRMPRMNGVEGTRLVREQFPHIKVLMLTTFSDSELIFEALEQGASGYLLKDMETDAIAQAILTVHSGGVVLPQDITAQIIEELKKKKVAVECNPPEQLKQLTEREVDVLREIGLGLNNKEIAEKLFITEGTVKNHVSNLISKLELRDRTQAAIYAVRYGVTTYT
- a CDS encoding RAxF-45 family protein, with protein sequence MKCSLATRAKFLDYIYICRAIFHDVVVNGIRMPFFNNCIVAIER
- a CDS encoding sensor histidine kinase, coding for MLGYARIATIVMICFVYANHVSRETANLQIFVGIALFIYIVNHILLVKAKESRKLIFYTLLANGIVTALLGFLFPETCLYLIIFGIDAVGLFIHDWRKSMTYFFIAFFFLCWFINIMHTYQHTGSLELESNAINFMFIIFSALAGNLIKKLTAARQMVDEQYGELALSHTALKEAHEQLRLYAKEVEELTAVRERNDIAREIHDTVGHNMTALLVQLQLAEALWKQNSDTTETVLHTCYELARKSLQEVRASVHALKEESKLGNIVENMRGMLNEYSKMTKVQASFRLQGDPVTIPLSLHPTLLRIMQESLTNAKRHGKASLCEVSLTCSMKQVKLCISDNGVGVNEVSPGFGLLNMKERVEEHGGTIQFESEIEKGFQLQIEFPLQEKTWLIGGTV